The Meleagris gallopavo isolate NT-WF06-2002-E0010 breed Aviagen turkey brand Nicholas breeding stock chromosome 20, Turkey_5.1, whole genome shotgun sequence DNA window ctttatatttcattatataaatacctacaaataaatatattagcACAGTCGGAGGGCGACCAGCCTTCAGCTCAAACAATACATTTCAATAACACCACGTACAAACGGGAGCAAGAATCACTCGACAAGTTAGCACTGTTAAAATATAATACTATAACTCTGAGTAACCGCCCGGCCCCACGGCGcccagggcagccccacagcacccgcagtgggagcagcagcagtgggcacCGTGCGGGGCAGTGCAGGGCCCCACATCCCGCAGTGACCGGGGCCGGAGATGCCACCCCATGTAGGCTTTGGGGACGGGGCAGCAGCGGGGCTGTGCTCCCATGGGGAGCAGCCGCCTCACACCGTCACGTACTCCTTGAAGGTGACGGTCAGGCAGTTCGCGGTCACGTCTGTGATAATTATATTCCCAAAGAAGGGCTTGAATTCCTGCAGGCCTTCggcctcttcctcctcctcctcctcggcCGCCTGCCCGGGTTGCTGCTGGGGCTCTATGGGCGGCTGCTCGGCCGGCACCGGCGGCTCCTCCGGCTTCACCTGCACCAGGGCCGCCTTGCCCTCCGCCCGCGGCTTGACGCAGCGCAAGTCTATGGGCTCGTCCAGGTCTGAGTCCAGCAGGATGACCTCGGGCTGGGCGGCCAGCTCCGGCCGCTCGGGGCCGAGGCAGGTGGGGGCACTGATGCTGCGCGACGTCAGGCGCTTCTTGCCCGGCTCACGGTCCCCGTGTGGCTCTGACAGGCAGCGCTTGCGTGCGCTGGGGCTTGAGAGGTTCAGTCCCATGGAGGACGGGCTGTGCTCATGCCCGGGGCTCAGCGACCAGGGCACGAGGTCTGGCTTGGTGGTAAGCTGTAGCGGCTGCTCAGCCACGGGCAGGGGCAGCTCCTTGCTCGGAGAGGGCTTCCTGGggccctcctgcagctcagcagcggGCTGCCTGCTCTCGCCCTCCGCAGCGCTCAGGCCATTGCTGCCCACCGCCCTCTCCTCGCCCGGCTTCCTCCAGGCCTCCGGCTTCTCCTCCCCGCCCTTCTTAGCAGTCCTCTCCTCTGGCGCCCGCTTCCGGGGTGGCTCCCCAGACTTGATCTTCACCGCCTGCATGCCATTCTCCATGTACTTGCTCATGACGATCACGATGCGCCCgttcttgtttttgttcttgacGATCTTCATCTTGCCCCCGAGCCCGTTGCTGGTGACCCTGTCCCGAGGGGGGGGCCCGGTGCCACTGGACAGGTTCTTCTCAGCCCCGTTCTTGCTCTCAGTAGCGAGGTTCTT harbors:
- the CBX4 gene encoding E3 SUMO-protein ligase CBX4, which translates into the protein MPSCRHVPPQPSCGTPSCSPAPAAPAHSHSPNLLPSPSDTRTVALQGGGCSVGDCSLTVMPCSCRERQEQLMGYRKRGPKPKPLVVQLPSFARRSNILTGLQDPTVDTRPKLDLGSSGKSQQHQYELNSKKHHQYQPNGKESGVKHQSHSKGKYYYQLNSKKHHHYQPDPKMYEPHYHPSSKEPQGQACLDSTKSPLGAHPDKWAHGAAKNLLGPVKNLATESKNGAEKNLSSGTGPPPRDRVTSNGLGGKMKIVKNKNKNGRIVIVMSKYMENGMQAVKIKSGEPPRKRAPEERTAKKGGEEKPEAWRKPGEERAVGSNGLSAAEGESRQPAAELQEGPRKPSPSKELPLPVAEQPLQLTTKPDLVPWSLSPGHEHSPSSMGLNLSSPSARKRCLSEPHGDREPGKKRLTSRSISAPTCLGPERPELAAQPEVILLDSDLDEPIDLRCVKPRAEGKAALVQVKPEEPPVPAEQPPIEPQQQPGQAAEEEEEEEAEGLQEFKPFFGNIIITDVTANCLTVTFKEYVTV